A window from Cellulomonas sp. C5510 encodes these proteins:
- a CDS encoding SDR family oxidoreductase produces MRIVIAGGHGKIARRLSRLLAARGDAPVAVVRNAAHVADVEADGAAAVLLDLEQVGAAELAPHLDGADAVVFAAGAGPGSGTARKDSVDRGAAVLLADAAAAAGVRRYLLVSSAGAGAEPPAGTDEVFAAYLRAKTAAEEALRDRDLDSTILRPGALTDDPGTGHVRLGTGIPHGAVPRDDVAAVLVALLDEPRTAGLTLELSGGAVPVAAAVAAATERED; encoded by the coding sequence ATGCGCATCGTCATCGCCGGGGGCCACGGGAAGATCGCCCGACGCCTGAGCCGGCTGCTCGCCGCGCGAGGCGACGCACCGGTCGCCGTCGTCCGGAACGCCGCCCACGTCGCGGACGTCGAGGCCGACGGAGCGGCCGCCGTCCTCCTCGACCTCGAGCAGGTCGGCGCCGCCGAGCTCGCGCCGCACCTGGACGGCGCCGACGCCGTCGTCTTCGCGGCCGGGGCCGGCCCGGGCAGCGGGACGGCCCGCAAGGACTCCGTCGACCGCGGGGCCGCCGTGCTGCTCGCCGACGCGGCGGCGGCCGCCGGCGTCCGGCGCTACCTGCTGGTCTCGTCCGCCGGCGCAGGAGCCGAGCCGCCCGCCGGCACGGACGAGGTCTTCGCGGCCTACCTGCGCGCCAAGACGGCCGCCGAGGAGGCGCTGCGCGACCGCGACCTCGACTCGACGATCCTGCGGCCGGGCGCCCTCACCGACGACCCGGGCACGGGACACGTCCGCCTGGGCACGGGGATCCCGCACGGGGCGGTGCCGCGCGACGACGTCGCCGCCGTGCTCGTGGCCCTGCTCGACGAGCCGCGCACCGCGGGCCTCACCCTGGAGCTGTCCGGCGGAGCCGTCCCGGTGGCGGCCGCGGTGGCCGCCGCCACCGAGCGGGAGGACTGA
- a CDS encoding DUF1540 domain-containing protein yields MSTLLDQPPVSECSVDGCSYNHDHACSAAAITVGGSTTGDAQCSTFIPLGVKGGLDRVVSHVGACQRADCSHNEHLTCAADAVRIGAGHDLADCLTYAPA; encoded by the coding sequence ATGAGCACGCTGCTGGACCAGCCGCCCGTCTCCGAGTGCTCGGTCGACGGCTGCTCGTACAACCACGACCACGCGTGCAGCGCGGCCGCGATCACCGTCGGCGGCAGCACCACCGGCGACGCGCAGTGCTCCACGTTCATCCCGCTGGGCGTCAAGGGCGGGCTCGACCGTGTCGTCTCGCACGTCGGCGCCTGCCAGCGCGCGGACTGCTCCCACAACGAGCACCTGACGTGCGCCGCCGACGCGGTCCGCATCGGCGCGGGTCACGACCTGGCGGACTGCCTGACGTACGCCCCGGCCTGA
- a CDS encoding cation transporter has protein sequence MSVTFGHTELPPVQSRALRRAVRLAWGTIGFLVVGVTLVYLVMGSSQAMKAAWTEDLLSFIPPISFLVAVRYARRRPTPEHPYGYHRSVGIGHLVAATALLAMGAFLVVDSGSGLLKAEHPPVGVMHLGGHVFWAGWPMIAAMVVTGLPPVLLGRAKLPLARTLHDRVLYADADMNKADWMTALGTVVGVLGIGAGLWWADAAAALFIAGSILRDGVTNLRVAASALMDARATTVDGADVHPLVGRVDEYLRAVPWVAAARSRVRDQGHVFHVESFVVPRDGTSPGPADLDALREGVTALDWKVQDLVVVPVEQLPEQMLPGARTEPGEESRPVARGG, from the coding sequence GTGAGCGTGACCTTCGGGCACACCGAGCTGCCGCCCGTGCAGTCGCGGGCGCTGCGCCGGGCGGTGCGCCTGGCGTGGGGGACCATCGGGTTCCTCGTCGTGGGTGTCACGCTCGTGTACCTGGTGATGGGCAGCTCGCAGGCCATGAAGGCGGCGTGGACCGAGGACCTGCTGTCGTTCATCCCGCCGATCAGCTTCCTGGTGGCCGTGCGGTACGCCCGGCGCCGACCGACGCCCGAGCACCCGTACGGGTACCACCGCTCGGTCGGCATCGGGCACCTGGTGGCCGCGACGGCGCTGCTGGCGATGGGCGCGTTCCTGGTCGTCGACTCCGGCAGCGGGCTGCTGAAGGCGGAGCACCCGCCGGTCGGCGTGATGCACCTGGGCGGTCACGTCTTCTGGGCGGGGTGGCCGATGATCGCCGCGATGGTGGTGACGGGCCTGCCGCCGGTGCTGCTCGGCCGGGCGAAGCTGCCGCTGGCCCGGACGCTGCACGACCGGGTCCTGTACGCGGACGCCGACATGAACAAGGCCGACTGGATGACGGCCCTCGGCACGGTCGTCGGCGTGCTCGGCATCGGGGCGGGTCTGTGGTGGGCGGACGCGGCGGCCGCGCTCTTCATCGCCGGGAGCATCCTGCGCGACGGCGTCACGAACCTGCGGGTCGCCGCGAGCGCCCTGATGGACGCCCGGGCGACGACCGTCGACGGCGCGGACGTCCACCCGCTGGTGGGCCGGGTCGACGAGTACCTGCGCGCCGTGCCGTGGGTGGCGGCCGCGCGGTCCCGGGTGAGGGACCAGGGCCACGTGTTCCACGTGGAGTCGTTCGTCGTGCCCCGCGACGGGACGTCCCCGGGCCCCGCGGACCTCGACGCGCTGCGCGAGGGCGTCACGGCCCTCGACTGGAAGGTCCAGGACCTGGTCGTGGTGCCCGTCGAGCAGCTGCCGGAGCAGATGCTCCCCGGGGCGCGGACGGAGCCCGGGGAGGAGTCACGGCCGGTCGCCCGCGGCGGGTGA
- a CDS encoding transporter substrate-binding domain-containing protein — protein MRRIAAVALAVLLLAGCGGSFPADPDGTLDRVTGDVLRVGVSPNPPWTEVRPGAGPSGLEVEIVAEFARTLDARVEWTTGGEESLVGDLERGRLDLVVGGLTGRSPWAGQAALTTPYTTVPGPRGDPEPHVMAARMGENAFLVRLETYLLEHEKDVLP, from the coding sequence ATGAGGCGCATCGCTGCGGTGGCGCTCGCGGTCCTGCTGCTCGCGGGGTGCGGCGGTTCCTTCCCGGCGGACCCGGACGGCACGCTCGACCGGGTCACCGGCGACGTGCTCCGGGTGGGCGTCTCCCCGAACCCGCCGTGGACGGAGGTCCGACCCGGGGCCGGGCCGTCGGGGCTCGAGGTGGAGATCGTGGCGGAGTTCGCCCGGACGCTCGACGCCCGGGTGGAGTGGACGACCGGGGGCGAGGAGTCACTGGTGGGCGACCTGGAGCGGGGACGGCTGGACCTGGTGGTCGGTGGGCTCACCGGGCGCTCGCCGTGGGCCGGCCAGGCCGCGCTGACCACGCCCTACACGACCGTGCCGGGGCCGCGGGGCGACCCCGAACCGCACGTCATGGCCGCGCGGATGGGGGAGAACGCGTTCCTGGTGCGCCTGGAGACGTACCTGCTCGAGCACGAGAAGGACGTGCTGCCGTGA
- a CDS encoding YihY/virulence factor BrkB family protein — MPATVLVVGLLAAVLARRVPWVRTRLPVPASTTAAWLAAAGSALAVAGLPAGWRAVAGGALAAASAAVAVGAAAWVTGRLRGPLDRRRRRREGQPTLRERTVAFAGRHPVRVAGHDVVGTTVRAGLRAGDVRVTGLAAEMTYYALISLVPITTALGASLGYLRPVLGDDQVEQLRSSVVDTLAAVFAQQVAGDVLVPLVDGLLDEQRGGFAVGALVLTLYLASRVFRAAVRALDDAYQVRSRRGVVAQYALGLAFTVGALVTVVTALLLVVVGPLLGGGASLADRLGLGDAFRTAWDLLRWPAVLAVTTAFLTLLYRYAPSADSTWRRCLPGAVVGTAGVLLVSAGYLSYVRVAVPDTPGASPGSEAVVQAAAQMLGLVLAGALWLWLCSVAVLAGGVLVAELDAEQDGRAGHAQRGRGPGHPHGGGRAEPPAGVPGAGGGPRPAPPRDPG; from the coding sequence GTGCCCGCCACCGTGCTCGTCGTCGGCCTCCTCGCGGCCGTCCTGGCGCGTCGCGTGCCGTGGGTGCGCACCCGGCTGCCGGTGCCCGCGTCGACGACCGCGGCGTGGCTGGCGGCCGCGGGCAGCGCCCTGGCGGTGGCGGGCCTCCCGGCGGGGTGGCGCGCGGTGGCCGGGGGCGCGCTCGCTGCCGCCTCGGCCGCGGTGGCGGTCGGCGCGGCCGCGTGGGTCACCGGCCGGCTGCGGGGGCCGCTCGACCGCCGCCGGCGCCGCCGCGAGGGGCAGCCGACGCTCCGGGAGCGGACGGTGGCGTTCGCCGGGCGGCACCCCGTGCGGGTCGCGGGCCACGACGTCGTGGGCACGACGGTGCGTGCGGGACTGCGGGCGGGCGACGTGCGCGTCACCGGGCTCGCCGCCGAGATGACGTACTACGCCCTCATCTCGCTGGTGCCGATCACGACGGCCCTCGGCGCCAGCCTGGGGTACCTGCGGCCGGTGCTCGGGGACGACCAGGTGGAGCAGCTGCGGTCGAGCGTCGTGGACACGCTCGCGGCCGTGTTCGCGCAGCAGGTCGCCGGCGACGTGCTGGTGCCGCTGGTCGACGGCCTGCTGGACGAGCAGCGTGGCGGGTTCGCGGTCGGTGCCCTGGTGCTCACGCTGTACCTGGCGAGCCGGGTGTTCCGGGCGGCGGTGCGCGCGCTCGACGACGCCTACCAGGTGCGGAGCCGGCGCGGGGTGGTCGCGCAGTACGCCCTGGGGCTGGCGTTCACGGTCGGGGCGCTGGTGACGGTCGTGACGGCGCTGCTGCTGGTCGTCGTCGGCCCGCTGCTCGGGGGCGGCGCGAGCCTGGCGGACCGCCTCGGGCTGGGCGACGCGTTCCGGACGGCCTGGGACCTGCTGCGCTGGCCCGCCGTGCTGGCGGTGACGACGGCGTTCCTCACGCTCCTGTACCGGTACGCGCCGAGCGCGGACTCCACGTGGCGGCGCTGCCTCCCCGGGGCGGTGGTGGGCACCGCGGGGGTGCTGCTCGTGTCCGCGGGGTACCTGTCGTACGTGCGGGTCGCGGTGCCGGACACCCCCGGGGCGTCCCCCGGCAGCGAGGCCGTGGTGCAGGCGGCGGCGCAGATGCTCGGGCTGGTGCTGGCGGGCGCGCTGTGGCTGTGGCTGTGCAGCGTCGCCGTGCTCGCCGGGGGTGTGCTGGTCGCGGAGCTCGACGCCGAGCAGGACGGGCGCGCGGGACACGCGCAGCGGGGACGGGGACCCGGCCACCCGCACGGCGGGGGCCGTGCGGAGCCTCCTGCCGGCGTCCCCGGGGCGGGAGGCGGTCCGCGGCCGGCCCCGCCCCGGGACCCCGGGTGA